In Salinisphaera sp. LB1, one genomic interval encodes:
- a CDS encoding carboxymuconolactone decarboxylase family protein, producing MSEFTLHDKTTAPEASQPLLQNSLDGFGMIPNLHAVMAEAPGLLAGYQQLHQLFTETSFDADEQTVVWQSINVEHACHYCVPAHTGIAKQMKVDDDITEALRNETALPTAKLEALRDFTLSVVRERGHVSEDAVQRFLDAGYTKRQVLEVVLGVAQKTMSNYVNHLAETPVDKPFQKFEWHKAA from the coding sequence ATGAGCGAATTCACACTGCACGACAAGACCACTGCCCCCGAGGCCAGCCAACCCCTGCTCCAGAACTCGCTGGATGGATTCGGGATGATTCCGAATCTGCATGCGGTGATGGCCGAAGCGCCCGGTCTGCTGGCGGGATATCAGCAGCTGCATCAGCTATTCACCGAAACCAGCTTCGATGCCGACGAACAGACAGTCGTCTGGCAGAGCATCAACGTCGAACACGCGTGTCACTACTGTGTGCCGGCGCATACGGGCATTGCCAAGCAGATGAAGGTGGACGACGACATCACCGAGGCGCTACGCAACGAAACCGCCCTGCCCACGGCCAAACTGGAAGCGCTGCGCGACTTCACGCTCAGCGTGGTGCGTGAGCGCGGTCACGTCAGCGAGGATGCGGTGCAACGTTTCCTCGATGCCGGCTATACCAAGCGCCAGGTTCTGGAGGTGGTGCTCGGTGTCGCGCAGAAGACCATGAGCAACTACGTGAACCACCTAGCCGAAACGCCGGTCGACAAGCCGTTTCAGAAATTCGAATGGCACAAGGCCGCGTAA
- a CDS encoding Na+/proline symporter: protein MSTTLWAPWLVLAAYAVLIWIMTPRATSAAQFFGGGSARGVPPGAWLLGVSAAMSWVMAKSVYNAMGLSASYGVIGGIAYGSYWLSFIVVGAAVYFMRTRGGYTSLPQFLRARYGTAAAKIFMVVIAIRLFNEVWSNTKVTSQFFGPEGSASYWTAAIVMTAFTAYYSLRGGLRSSILTDAMQTFLLAVLLVATLAVLIPGFAEHGFPTVSNGGVTPTMQAGGLTFLALALVQCLSYGFHDPVLTDRAFLSRPASMMRAFVIAAILGGLLIALFSLAGVYALAAGVPGDAPVAVAVPAAIGLWMALLFNAVMLTSAGSTLDSTFSSSAKFVSRDWPHRTGECTEAQVRRGRWAMALIAILGNLPLLSLYIKGVGPAVIAATTISGTAIMGLAPIFLLAWLPRVGPWSFYFAIWPGLAIGVLKAVDVFSGITVFPSFVDIGTGTYAEDLGINVWGLAICTVGFLCGTVLESRRSVAARPAAMMAAGR from the coding sequence GTGAGCACGACCCTGTGGGCCCCCTGGCTGGTATTGGCCGCTTATGCGGTACTGATCTGGATCATGACACCACGCGCGACCAGCGCGGCACAATTTTTCGGTGGCGGCTCGGCGCGCGGTGTGCCACCCGGCGCCTGGCTTCTCGGCGTGAGCGCGGCGATGAGCTGGGTCATGGCCAAAAGCGTGTACAACGCCATGGGCCTGTCGGCCAGCTACGGCGTGATCGGCGGCATCGCCTACGGGTCGTACTGGCTGAGCTTCATCGTCGTCGGCGCCGCGGTCTATTTCATGCGCACCCGCGGCGGGTATACCTCGCTGCCGCAGTTTCTGCGCGCCAGATATGGCACCGCCGCTGCCAAGATATTCATGGTCGTGATCGCCATTCGCCTGTTCAACGAGGTGTGGTCGAACACCAAGGTCACGTCCCAATTCTTCGGCCCGGAAGGCAGTGCATCGTACTGGACGGCAGCGATCGTGATGACTGCGTTTACCGCCTACTACAGTCTGCGCGGCGGTTTGCGATCGAGCATTCTCACCGATGCCATGCAGACGTTTCTGCTCGCGGTATTGTTGGTCGCGACACTGGCCGTGCTCATCCCCGGATTTGCCGAACACGGTTTCCCGACCGTGAGCAACGGCGGTGTCACGCCGACCATGCAGGCTGGCGGCCTGACTTTTCTGGCGCTCGCGCTGGTGCAGTGCCTGAGCTACGGCTTTCATGATCCGGTGCTCACGGATCGCGCCTTTCTCAGCCGGCCGGCCAGCATGATGCGCGCCTTTGTCATTGCCGCGATCCTGGGCGGCCTGCTGATCGCCTTGTTCAGCCTGGCCGGGGTCTATGCGCTGGCGGCCGGCGTGCCGGGTGATGCGCCGGTGGCCGTGGCCGTGCCGGCCGCGATCGGCCTCTGGATGGCGCTGTTGTTCAACGCCGTGATGCTCACCAGCGCTGGATCGACCCTGGATTCGACGTTCAGCTCGAGCGCGAAGTTCGTCTCCCGCGACTGGCCGCACCGTACGGGTGAATGCACCGAGGCCCAGGTGCGTCGCGGTCGCTGGGCCATGGCCCTCATCGCGATCCTCGGCAATCTGCCGCTTCTGAGCCTCTACATTAAAGGCGTCGGGCCCGCCGTGATTGCGGCGACCACGATCAGCGGCACGGCCATCATGGGCTTGGCGCCAATCTTTCTGCTGGCCTGGCTGCCGCGGGTCGGGCCCTGGAGTTTCTACTTCGCGATCTGGCCTGGCCTGGCGATCGGCGTGCTCAAGGCCGTGGACGTCTTCAGCGGCATCACGGTATTCCCGTCGTTTGTCGATATCGGCACGGGCACCTACGCCGAGGATCTCGGCATCAACGTCTGGGGCCTGGCGATATGCACCGTCGGTTTCCTGTGCGGCACGGTATTGGAAAGCCGCCGCAGCGTGGCGGCCCGGCCGGCCGCGATGATGGCCGCGGGCCGGTAG
- a CDS encoding glutathione S-transferase N-terminal domain-containing protein — translation MHVWFQKALDLVHPARSVTQVRRSAEEQRAADQAAGPLTLYHFRSCPHCLRVRRAVHRLNIPIALRDIHIDPAAHRALLAGGGRQTVPCLYIDDPAEGTWLYESADIIDYLNRRFAPARGSR, via the coding sequence ATGCACGTCTGGTTTCAGAAAGCCCTCGACCTGGTCCATCCCGCCCGCAGCGTGACGCAGGTTCGGCGATCCGCCGAAGAACAGCGTGCGGCAGATCAGGCGGCCGGGCCGCTGACGCTGTATCACTTCCGCTCCTGCCCCCATTGCCTGCGGGTGCGGCGAGCCGTGCATCGCCTTAATATTCCCATCGCCTTGCGTGATATCCACATCGACCCGGCCGCCCACCGGGCGCTGCTCGCCGGTGGCGGCCGCCAGACCGTGCCCTGTCTCTACATCGACGATCCGGCCGAGGGCACTTGGCTCTATGAGTCCGCCGACATCATCGACTATCTGAATCGACGCTTTGCCCCGGCGCGGGGCAGTCGATGA
- a CDS encoding FAD-dependent oxidoreductase translates to MNKSRIVLLVLVCAAVAAFFVFDLGQYLDLAYFKAQQDRLQSVVDARPMPSAAVFFLIYVAVTALSLPGAAVMTLIAGALFGMLWGTLLVSFASSIGATLAFLTARFILRDWVQNKYGQRLEAINRGIARDGAFYLFTLRLVPVFPFFVINLVMGLTPIRLATFYVISQLGMLAGTLVFVYAGTRIAAINTLSDVLSPGLLVAFVLLGVFPLVARKLVERVQSGKALRGYAKPRHFDRNLVVIGAGSAGLVTAYIAATVRAKVTLIEKHRMGGDCLNYGCVPSKAMIRSARVAALMRRGADFGIHADNVRIDFAEVMARIQRVIAEIAPHDSVERYRGLGVDTIEGEARITSPYTVAVNGRELTTRSIVIATGARPLVPPIPGLDTIDYLTSDTVWDLRELPGRLLVLGGGNIGCELSQAFARFGSRVTQVEMAPRLLAREDPEVSAHLLERFTAEGIDVRTGYIAKTVEQRDGQQVLVCEHQGREVAFAFDRILVAVGRTPNIKGFGLEELGIETSPTRTLAVNEFLQTRYPNILACGDVAGPYQFTHTAAHQAWYASVNALFLGIRRFKADYSVIPWVTFTDPEIAHVGSNESQAEEDGIAFEVSRYDLGELDRALTEGEARGFVKVLTVPGKDKILGATIVGENAGELIGEFVTAMRHGLGLNKILGTIHAYPTLIEANKYAAGEWKRAHAPERVLAWLERFHGWRRGGRGRVDSERADDAER, encoded by the coding sequence ATGAACAAATCGAGAATCGTGCTGCTTGTCCTGGTTTGTGCGGCTGTGGCCGCGTTCTTCGTGTTCGATCTCGGCCAGTATCTCGATCTGGCCTATTTCAAGGCGCAACAGGACCGCCTTCAATCGGTCGTGGATGCACGCCCGATGCCATCGGCTGCCGTGTTCTTTTTGATCTATGTGGCGGTCACCGCATTGTCGCTGCCGGGTGCGGCGGTCATGACGCTGATCGCTGGCGCCTTGTTCGGCATGCTCTGGGGCACGCTGCTGGTGTCTTTCGCTTCCTCGATCGGCGCCACCCTGGCGTTTCTTACCGCCCGGTTCATCCTGCGCGACTGGGTCCAGAACAAGTACGGGCAACGCCTGGAGGCGATCAACCGCGGCATCGCCAGGGACGGGGCGTTCTATCTGTTCACACTACGCCTGGTGCCGGTGTTCCCGTTCTTCGTGATCAATCTGGTTATGGGCCTGACGCCGATACGGCTGGCGACCTTCTATGTCATCAGCCAGCTCGGCATGCTCGCCGGCACGCTGGTCTTCGTCTATGCCGGCACGCGGATCGCCGCGATCAACACCCTATCGGACGTGCTCTCGCCCGGACTGCTGGTCGCCTTCGTGCTGCTCGGCGTATTCCCGCTCGTGGCGCGCAAGCTGGTCGAGCGCGTGCAATCAGGCAAGGCCCTGCGGGGCTACGCCAAGCCGCGCCATTTCGATCGCAATCTGGTTGTCATCGGGGCCGGTTCGGCCGGGCTGGTGACCGCCTATATCGCCGCCACCGTGCGCGCCAAGGTCACCCTGATCGAAAAGCACCGCATGGGCGGCGATTGCCTGAACTACGGCTGCGTGCCCTCGAAGGCCATGATCCGCTCGGCGCGCGTCGCCGCCCTGATGCGGCGCGGCGCCGACTTCGGCATCCACGCCGACAACGTACGCATCGATTTCGCCGAGGTCATGGCACGCATCCAGCGCGTGATCGCCGAGATCGCCCCGCACGATTCCGTCGAGCGCTATCGCGGCCTCGGCGTGGACACGATCGAGGGCGAAGCCCGTATCACCTCGCCCTATACGGTTGCGGTGAACGGCCGGGAGCTGACCACACGCAGTATCGTCATCGCTACCGGTGCACGCCCGCTGGTGCCGCCCATTCCGGGCCTCGATACCATCGACTACCTCACCTCGGACACGGTCTGGGACCTGCGCGAACTGCCCGGGCGCCTGCTCGTGCTCGGCGGCGGCAATATCGGCTGCGAACTCAGCCAGGCCTTCGCCCGTTTCGGCAGCCGGGTCACCCAGGTCGAAATGGCGCCGCGGCTGCTGGCCCGCGAAGACCCGGAGGTGTCGGCGCATCTGCTCGAACGCTTCACCGCCGAAGGCATCGACGTGCGAACCGGATACATCGCCAAGACCGTCGAACAGCGCGACGGACAACAGGTGCTGGTCTGCGAACACCAGGGCCGCGAGGTGGCATTCGCGTTCGACCGCATCCTGGTCGCGGTGGGCCGCACACCCAATATCAAGGGCTTCGGCCTGGAAGAACTGGGCATCGAGACTTCGCCCACCCGCACGCTCGCGGTGAACGAGTTCCTGCAGACCCGCTACCCCAATATCCTCGCCTGCGGCGATGTAGCCGGCCCGTACCAGTTCACCCATACCGCGGCCCATCAAGCCTGGTATGCCTCGGTGAATGCACTGTTCCTCGGCATCCGCCGGTTCAAGGCCGATTATTCGGTCATCCCCTGGGTGACCTTCACCGATCCCGAGATCGCCCATGTCGGAAGCAACGAAAGCCAGGCCGAAGAAGACGGCATCGCCTTCGAAGTCAGCCGCTACGACCTCGGCGAACTCGATCGCGCCCTCACCGAAGGCGAAGCGCGGGGCTTCGTCAAGGTCCTGACCGTCCCCGGCAAGGACAAAATCCTGGGCGCGACGATCGTCGGCGAGAACGCGGGCGAACTGATCGGCGAATTCGTCACTGCCATGCGTCACGGCCTGGGCCTGAATAAAATACTCGGCACCATCCACGCCTACCCCACCCTGATCGAGGCCAACAAGTACGCCGCCGGCGAATGGAAACGGGCCCACGCGCCCGAGCGCGTCCTCGCCTGGCTGGAACGTTTTCATGGCTGGCGCCGCGGCGGGCGCGGCCGGGTCGATAGCGAACGCGCCGACGATGCCGAGCGATGA
- the crcB gene encoding fluoride efflux transporter CrcB: MPIIYSILAIAAGAAIGANIRWLLGIALNAYLPDLPPGTLAANLLGAFLIGLAIATFTAIPELSSFWRLFVVTGFLGALTTFSTFSAEIFSELQAGRFIWGFVGIVVHVVGSLCMVGLGMASFVLLRQLLGGGQ, encoded by the coding sequence ATGCCGATCATTTATTCGATTCTCGCGATCGCTGCCGGTGCGGCTATTGGCGCGAATATACGCTGGTTGCTGGGCATCGCCCTGAACGCTTACCTGCCCGATCTGCCGCCCGGTACATTGGCGGCGAATCTGCTCGGTGCCTTTCTGATCGGTTTGGCGATCGCGACCTTCACGGCCATCCCCGAGCTGTCGTCGTTCTGGCGCTTGTTCGTGGTCACCGGCTTTCTCGGTGCGCTTACGACTTTCTCGACGTTTTCGGCTGAAATATTCAGCGAGCTACAGGCCGGTCGCTTCATCTGGGGCTTTGTCGGCATCGTCGTGCACGTCGTTGGCTCGTTGTGCATGGTGGGGCTTGGAATGGCCTCGTTTGTGCTCTTGCGCCAACTTCTGGGAGGTGGGCAATGA
- a CDS encoding DUF3047 domain-containing protein has translation MLGSVLALLLATPAAAAPTVMIGRFAPGSLAAWEHKSFKGETRYRLVGHGNARTLEATCDASASAIALRRKVDLRRTPVLRWEWRVDHIYPGLDGTTRAGDDYPARVYVIHDGGVMLWRTRAVNYVWANSEPRGAHWPNAFTDKAMMVAVQSGPPADPDTWVAESRNVRADFKRFYGLDLHQIDGVALMTDCDNSGRSGRAEYRNIRFTAH, from the coding sequence GTGCTTGGATCGGTGCTGGCACTGCTCCTCGCAACGCCGGCCGCTGCGGCGCCCACCGTCATGATCGGGCGCTTCGCCCCCGGCAGCCTCGCGGCCTGGGAACATAAATCCTTCAAGGGTGAAACGCGTTATCGCCTCGTCGGACACGGCAACGCGCGTACGCTCGAGGCGACCTGCGACGCCAGTGCTTCGGCGATCGCGTTGCGCCGCAAGGTGGATCTGCGACGGACTCCCGTACTGCGCTGGGAATGGCGCGTGGACCACATCTACCCAGGGCTGGACGGGACCACGCGCGCCGGCGACGACTACCCGGCCCGGGTTTACGTGATCCACGACGGCGGGGTCATGCTCTGGCGTACGCGTGCGGTCAACTATGTCTGGGCCAACAGCGAGCCGCGCGGCGCGCACTGGCCGAACGCCTTCACCGACAAGGCGATGATGGTAGCCGTCCAGTCCGGGCCGCCGGCCGATCCGGACACCTGGGTGGCCGAATCGCGCAATGTCCGCGCCGATTTCAAGCGCTTCTACGGTCTGGATCTGCATCAGATTGACGGCGTAGCCCTGATGACCGACTGCGACAACAGCGGCCGTTCGGGGCGGGCCGAGTATCGCAACATCCGTTTCACGGCCCACTAG
- a CDS encoding TetR/AcrR family transcriptional regulator, whose protein sequence is MPRQRLYDREQSLDKAVNLFWQQGFHATSLKDLEHALDMRPGSIYAAFGSKQALFEAALDRYAALGLEDLEKQRARYASPIDGLAAYVRALGALREPAVPSRACLLVKSLLELGDRASLAGNKADHLLAAMEQQFVEAFRNARARGELGPEQDPTRLGRRLQAEVMGLRSYAQRAVASSAVQQLADDIADSIVAYRRQPN, encoded by the coding sequence ATGCCAAGACAACGGCTGTATGACCGCGAGCAGAGTCTCGATAAGGCGGTAAACCTGTTCTGGCAACAGGGCTTTCACGCCACGTCGCTCAAGGATCTGGAGCATGCCCTCGATATGCGGCCCGGCAGTATTTACGCGGCGTTCGGAAGCAAGCAGGCGCTTTTCGAAGCGGCTCTGGACCGCTATGCGGCCCTCGGACTCGAGGATCTGGAAAAACAGCGGGCGCGCTACGCCTCGCCGATCGACGGGCTGGCCGCCTATGTACGCGCGCTCGGGGCGTTGCGTGAGCCGGCGGTACCCAGCCGGGCCTGTCTACTGGTCAAGAGCCTGCTCGAACTCGGCGACCGGGCGTCGCTCGCCGGGAACAAGGCCGATCATCTGCTGGCGGCCATGGAACAGCAGTTTGTCGAAGCGTTTCGCAACGCCCGGGCGCGCGGCGAACTGGGGCCGGAGCAGGATCCGACGCGGCTCGGGCGACGCCTGCAGGCCGAGGTCATGGGCTTGCGTTCCTATGCCCAGCGTGCAGTCGCGAGTTCCGCCGTCCAACAACTGGCCGACGACATCGCCGACTCGATCGTCGCGTATCGCCGGCAGCCGAACTGA
- a CDS encoding GDCCVxC domain-containing (seleno)protein, protein MPTDSCQFFYQCPACGHMLKPKPGDCCVFCSFGTVPCPSRQ, encoded by the coding sequence ATGCCCACCGACAGCTGCCAGTTTTTTTACCAGTGCCCCGCCTGCGGTCACATGCTCAAGCCGAAGCCGGGCGACTGCTGTGTTTTCTGTTCGTTCGGCACCGTCCCCTGCCCGTCCCGGCAGTAA
- a CDS encoding DUF190 domain-containing protein yields MKGFEVIFMAPRSRRHHGKPVLDTVAGIAKSHDIKRHTRRVDAEGTGASGHTHSAHFFELADEPEELMFVLDGDKADELLRAVEEEKLHVFCIRRTIEYWEFGH; encoded by the coding sequence ATGAAAGGATTCGAAGTGATCTTCATGGCGCCGCGATCACGCCGGCATCACGGTAAGCCGGTGCTCGACACGGTCGCCGGCATCGCCAAATCGCATGACATCAAGCGCCATACGCGCCGGGTGGATGCGGAAGGTACGGGGGCCAGTGGGCATACCCATTCCGCACACTTCTTTGAGCTGGCCGATGAGCCAGAGGAGCTGATGTTCGTGCTCGACGGTGACAAGGCCGACGAACTCCTTCGCGCCGTGGAGGAGGAGAAGCTACACGTGTTCTGTATACGCCGAACCATCGAGTACTGGGAATTTGGCCACTGA
- a CDS encoding hydrogenase → MNSLQFTPLATSLFSLLAIASLILVFVMLGSRWLQNYLLAYTGQCWLIALLSAAVGYYGGYPELYLVAALTALFRGLALPYLLWRITGRMGVDRELHEIIKPSSALVIGAALVLLALAVAEHIGASLAHPDTVVLLALTVMLSMKLIGFLMLSVRHEAMSQILGLLVLENGIFLGSQILVPGMPLLLELVILFDLLVAVACFGVLTRYLVTHVGSTSSLDLRRLRG, encoded by the coding sequence ATGAACTCTCTTCAATTCACCCCGCTGGCCACCTCATTGTTCAGCCTGCTGGCAATCGCCAGCTTGATCCTGGTGTTCGTCATGCTCGGCTCGCGCTGGCTGCAGAACTATCTGCTGGCTTATACCGGGCAGTGCTGGCTGATCGCGTTGTTGTCCGCAGCGGTCGGCTATTACGGCGGCTATCCCGAGTTGTACCTGGTGGCGGCGCTGACCGCGTTGTTCCGGGGTCTGGCGCTGCCGTATCTGCTCTGGCGAATTACCGGGCGCATGGGCGTGGACCGCGAACTGCACGAGATCATCAAGCCGTCCTCGGCGCTCGTGATTGGCGCGGCGCTGGTGCTGCTGGCGCTGGCGGTGGCCGAGCATATCGGCGCCAGTCTGGCGCATCCGGACACGGTCGTTCTGCTTGCCCTGACGGTCATGCTGTCGATGAAGCTGATCGGCTTTCTGATGCTCTCGGTCCGGCACGAAGCGATGAGCCAGATCCTCGGCCTGCTGGTACTGGAAAACGGCATCTTTCTTGGCTCGCAGATTCTCGTGCCGGGCATGCCGCTGTTGCTGGAACTGGTGATTCTGTTCGATCTGTTGGTGGCGGTCGCCTGTTTCGGCGTACTCACCCGCTACCTCGTCACCCACGTGGGCAGCACCAGCAGCCTGGACCTGCGGAGGCTGCGCGGATGA
- the arsS gene encoding arsenosugar biosynthesis radical SAM (seleno)protein ArsS (Some members of this family are selenoproteins.), protein MHETKPQLTATDFPRIRRRSLQTLQMNLGYLCNIACTHCHVAAGPKRTELMDRDTIELAIAFLRAHHIQTLDVTGGSPEMNPHFRDLVRSARAMGVHVMDRCNPTILNEPGYEWVANFLAAQQVEVIASLPCYTEETVDRQRGKSVFQRSIAALKTLNGLGYGRPGSGLALNLVYNPAGPQLPPAQQALEADYRQHLRDEHGIEFNRLFTLANMPIKRFGSILLSKHQFGDYMTLLKNAYRPDNLADVMCRDLVSVDWRGHVYDCDFNQMLEMPLGAAGEGATHLRDLLDADLANTPIRVADHCYGCTAGQGSSCGGALSGAA, encoded by the coding sequence ATGCACGAGACCAAACCGCAGCTCACCGCGACCGACTTTCCGCGTATCCGGCGCCGATCGTTGCAGACGCTGCAGATGAATCTCGGCTATTTGTGCAATATCGCCTGCACCCACTGCCATGTGGCGGCCGGCCCGAAGCGGACCGAATTGATGGACCGCGACACGATCGAGCTCGCGATCGCGTTTCTACGCGCCCACCACATCCAGACGCTGGACGTGACCGGCGGCTCGCCGGAAATGAACCCGCATTTTCGCGACCTGGTGCGCAGCGCGCGCGCCATGGGCGTGCATGTCATGGACCGCTGCAACCCCACGATTCTCAATGAACCGGGTTACGAGTGGGTGGCCAACTTCTTGGCGGCGCAGCAGGTCGAGGTGATCGCCTCCCTGCCCTGCTATACCGAGGAAACGGTCGACCGTCAGCGCGGCAAATCCGTGTTCCAGCGCAGCATCGCCGCCCTCAAGACGCTCAACGGGCTGGGCTACGGCCGACCCGGCAGCGGCCTGGCGCTCAATCTGGTCTACAACCCCGCCGGCCCGCAGCTACCGCCGGCCCAGCAAGCACTGGAGGCGGACTACCGGCAGCACCTGCGTGACGAACACGGCATCGAGTTCAACCGCCTGTTCACGCTCGCCAACATGCCGATCAAGCGCTTCGGCAGCATTCTGTTGTCGAAACATCAGTTCGGCGACTACATGACGCTGCTCAAGAACGCCTATCGCCCGGATAATCTGGCCGACGTCATGTGCCGGGATCTCGTGAGCGTGGACTGGCGCGGCCATGTCTACGACTGCGATTTCAACCAGATGCTGGAGATGCCGCTGGGCGCGGCGGGCGAAGGCGCCACCCACCTGCGCGACCTGCTCGATGCCGACCTGGCCAACACGCCGATCCGGGTCGCCGATCACTGCTACGGCTGCACCGCCGGCCAGGGCAGCAGTTGCGGCGGCGCCCTGAGCGGTGCGGCCTGA
- a CDS encoding sigma-70 family RNA polymerase sigma factor, translated as MSDAMRPSSDSTPSAAEYWLQRHGDALYAFALARVFDRASAEDLVQDTLLAALRQQDSFRADSSERSWLIGILKHKCIDEIRRRARSARAREPHADDVEAQLFRPDGRWREPPAAWADEPLQQLQRDAFITALGRCLDGVPEAQRDSFVMRELHGLDIDAASTQMGVTPNNLYVLLHRARLRLRRCLEKSGFMAERVR; from the coding sequence ATGAGTGACGCCATGCGCCCGAGCAGCGATTCCACGCCGTCCGCCGCGGAGTACTGGCTGCAACGCCACGGCGATGCACTCTATGCCTTCGCCCTGGCCCGGGTATTCGATCGCGCGAGCGCCGAGGATCTGGTCCAGGACACCCTGCTCGCGGCACTACGCCAACAAGACAGCTTTCGGGCCGATTCCAGCGAGCGCAGCTGGCTGATCGGCATCCTCAAGCACAAGTGCATCGACGAGATACGCCGGCGCGCGCGGTCGGCGCGTGCCCGGGAGCCGCATGCCGACGACGTGGAAGCACAGCTGTTCCGGCCCGATGGTCGCTGGCGCGAACCGCCGGCGGCCTGGGCGGACGAACCGCTACAGCAACTCCAGCGCGACGCCTTCATCACCGCGCTGGGGCGTTGTCTGGACGGGGTGCCCGAGGCGCAGCGCGACTCCTTCGTCATGCGCGAACTGCACGGCCTCGATATCGACGCGGCCAGCACGCAGATGGGGGTGACGCCGAACAATCTTTATGTATTGTTGCATCGGGCCCGGCTGCGGTTGCGGCGGTGCCTGGAAAAGAGTGGTTTCATGGCGGAGCGCGTTCGATGA
- a CDS encoding respiratory chain complex I subunit 1 family protein, protein MSLPDVVSQIGQVLAALLLSPLLEGFILRGKERVQRATGPSLIQPYRDLWKLFHKELVIPESASFVYLITPVVAFAAMCIVPILIPVLTDFPLPQSDMGDILGGGMVLSIGSFMLMMSGLDTGSAYGGIGSSRSAMLGILSEPTLILVLAGVALLAHTMLPFPVNHLLAGHWPVFFSPAHIFIVCAFFVLLLVETDRLPIHSSTDIEIYMIGAARTLEYSGPLMAFARWASMMKQFILYTIFCNVLTLPWGLSHVGTLVGEAGAVGAIAIKFGVVALAVIVVETAQARLRFFRYQEPLAASFLLAVLGIVAQQF, encoded by the coding sequence GTGAGTCTGCCTGATGTGGTCTCGCAAATTGGACAGGTGCTGGCGGCGTTGTTGCTTTCGCCTTTGCTTGAGGGGTTCATTCTCCGCGGCAAGGAGCGCGTCCAGCGCGCGACCGGTCCGTCGCTGATCCAGCCCTATCGCGACCTGTGGAAGCTGTTCCATAAGGAACTGGTGATTCCAGAGTCGGCGTCGTTCGTCTATCTGATCACGCCGGTGGTCGCGTTCGCGGCCATGTGCATCGTGCCGATACTGATTCCGGTGCTCACCGATTTCCCGCTGCCGCAGTCCGACATGGGCGATATTCTGGGCGGCGGCATGGTGCTGTCGATCGGCTCGTTCATGCTGATGATGTCCGGCCTGGATACCGGCAGCGCCTATGGCGGCATCGGCTCGAGCCGCTCGGCCATGCTCGGCATCCTGTCGGAACCCACGCTGATCCTGGTGTTGGCCGGCGTCGCGCTGCTGGCGCACACGATGTTGCCGTTTCCGGTTAATCATCTGCTGGCCGGCCATTGGCCGGTGTTCTTCAGCCCGGCGCATATCTTCATTGTCTGTGCGTTCTTCGTGCTGCTGCTGGTTGAGACTGATCGGCTGCCGATCCACTCCAGCACCGATATCGAGATCTACATGATCGGCGCGGCGCGCACGCTCGAATACTCGGGCCCGCTGATGGCCTTCGCGCGCTGGGCTTCGATGATGAAGCAATTCATCCTCTACACCATTTTCTGCAACGTGCTCACGCTGCCCTGGGGGTTGTCGCATGTCGGCACGCTCGTCGGCGAGGCCGGGGCGGTCGGCGCGATCGCGATCAAGTTCGGTGTCGTGGCCTTGGCGGTCATCGTGGTCGAGACGGCGCAGGCCCGGTTGCGTTTCTTCCGTTACCAGGAACCGCTGGCGGCGTCCTTTTTACTGGCGGTGCTTGGCATCGTGGCGCAGCAGTTTTAG